One window of the Streptomyces sp. TS71-3 genome contains the following:
- a CDS encoding multidrug efflux SMR transporter: MAWIVLVASGVLEAVWATALGKSHGLSRPLPTAVFLVGLALSMTGLSYALRTVPVGTGYAVWVGIGAVLTATYAMVFAGESTSVLKVLLLAGIIGCVAGLKLVQ; this comes from the coding sequence ATGGCATGGATCGTCCTGGTGGCCTCCGGTGTGCTGGAGGCCGTGTGGGCAACCGCGCTCGGCAAATCGCACGGCCTCAGCCGTCCGCTTCCGACCGCCGTGTTCCTCGTCGGCCTGGCGCTCAGCATGACGGGACTGTCGTACGCGCTCAGGACCGTGCCGGTGGGTACCGGGTACGCGGTGTGGGTGGGCATCGGCGCCGTGCTGACCGCCACGTACGCCATGGTCTTCGCGGGCGAGTCCACGAGCGTGCTGAAAGTGCTCCTGCTGGCCGGCATCATCGGCTGCGTGGCAGGTCTGAAGCTGGTGCAGTGA
- the rpmB gene encoding 50S ribosomal protein L28: protein MSAHCQLTGARPVFGNRISHSHRRTSRRFDPNIQRKRYWLPGEGRYVRLSLSARGIKIVDAIGVEAAVARIRARGVKV, encoded by the coding sequence ATGTCCGCCCACTGCCAACTGACCGGCGCCCGGCCGGTCTTCGGCAACCGCATCTCGCACTCGCACCGGCGCACCTCACGCCGCTTCGACCCGAACATCCAGCGCAAGCGGTACTGGCTGCCGGGCGAGGGCCGTTACGTGCGGCTGTCGCTGAGCGCCCGGGGCATCAAGATCGTCGACGCCATCGGCGTGGAGGCGGCGGTCGCCCGTATCCGCGCCCGGGGGGTGAAGGTCTGA
- a CDS encoding DUF6332 family protein — MTRSQSERDRVTVEICYALLSAGVSAVLVFGAIAGPVAVWDLPSGVERTLLLAGGFVAAALAVVRVVHVLRRFSRNLRG; from the coding sequence ATGACGAGGAGTCAGAGCGAACGGGACCGCGTCACCGTAGAGATCTGCTACGCGTTGCTGAGCGCCGGGGTGTCGGCCGTCCTGGTGTTCGGGGCCATCGCGGGTCCGGTCGCCGTGTGGGACCTGCCCTCCGGGGTCGAGCGGACGCTGCTGCTCGCCGGCGGGTTCGTGGCCGCGGCGCTGGCGGTCGTCCGCGTGGTACACGTCCTGCGCCGGTTCTCCCGGAATCTGCGCGGCTGA
- a CDS encoding APC family permease: MGTAQAPGTAGGLRRRLGLLDAVVIGLGSMIGAGIFAALGPAARAAGSGLLPGLALAALVAYCNANSSARLAVRYPSSGGTYVYGRARLGDFWGYLAGWAFVTGKTASCAAMALTVGAYAWPQQAHAVAAASVVALTVLNYSGVQKSALVTRGIVAAVLAVLAAVAVTTLTSGTADASRLDITRGAGLPGVLQAAGLLFFAFAGYARIATLGEEVRDPERTIPKAIPMALGITLVVYAVVAVAALTVLGPEGLGHSTAPLSDAVRAAGADGLAPVVRAGAALAALGSLLALILGVSRTTLAMARDRYLPGALAAMHPRFGVPHRAELVVGAVVAVLSAVADVRGAIGFSSFGVLAYYAVANASAWTLPPAGRRAARTVPAAGLAGCLVLAFALPPSSVLRGGAVLAAGAALYALRRAVTGRRAE; the protein is encoded by the coding sequence ATGGGCACGGCACAGGCGCCCGGGACGGCCGGCGGGTTGCGGCGCCGGCTCGGCCTGCTGGACGCGGTGGTGATCGGTCTCGGCTCGATGATCGGCGCCGGGATCTTCGCCGCCCTCGGGCCGGCCGCACGCGCCGCCGGGTCGGGCCTGCTTCCGGGCCTCGCCCTGGCCGCCCTGGTCGCCTACTGCAACGCCAACTCCTCGGCGCGGCTGGCCGTCCGCTACCCGTCCTCCGGCGGCACCTACGTCTACGGCCGCGCACGCCTCGGCGACTTCTGGGGATACCTCGCCGGGTGGGCCTTCGTGACCGGCAAGACCGCCTCCTGCGCGGCGATGGCGCTCACCGTCGGCGCCTACGCCTGGCCGCAGCAGGCGCATGCTGTGGCGGCGGCCTCGGTGGTGGCGCTGACCGTGTTGAACTACAGCGGGGTGCAGAAATCAGCACTCGTCACCCGGGGCATCGTGGCCGCGGTCCTCGCCGTGCTCGCCGCCGTGGCCGTCACCACGCTCACCTCCGGCACGGCCGACGCATCACGGCTCGACATCACCCGCGGCGCCGGACTGCCGGGAGTGCTCCAGGCCGCCGGTCTGCTCTTCTTCGCGTTCGCCGGCTACGCGCGCATCGCCACCCTCGGCGAGGAGGTCCGCGACCCGGAGCGCACCATCCCCAAGGCCATCCCCATGGCGCTGGGCATCACCCTCGTCGTCTACGCGGTGGTGGCCGTCGCCGCGCTCACCGTGCTGGGGCCCGAGGGGCTCGGGCACTCCACGGCGCCGCTCTCGGACGCCGTCCGGGCGGCGGGCGCGGACGGTCTCGCGCCGGTGGTGCGCGCCGGGGCCGCCCTCGCCGCACTCGGCTCGCTGCTCGCCCTGATCCTGGGCGTCTCCCGGACCACCCTCGCGATGGCCAGGGACCGGTACCTGCCGGGCGCCCTGGCCGCGATGCACCCGCGGTTCGGCGTGCCGCACCGCGCCGAGCTGGTGGTCGGCGCGGTGGTGGCGGTGCTCTCGGCGGTCGCGGACGTGCGCGGGGCGATCGGCTTCTCGTCGTTCGGCGTACTGGCGTACTACGCGGTCGCGAACGCCTCGGCGTGGACGCTGCCGCCCGCCGGACGCCGGGCCGCGCGCACCGTGCCCGCGGCCGGCCTGGCCGGCTGCCTGGTCCTCGCCTTCGCCCTGCCGCCCTCCTCGGTGCTCCGGGGCGGCGCGGTGCTGGCCGCCGGCGCCGCCCTCTACGCCCTGCGCCGGGCCGTCACCGGGCGCCGGGCGGAGTAG
- a CDS encoding PadR family transcriptional regulator — MREFQRGAVRLHILHHAAEGEIHGAWMTGEPARHGHHISPGTLYPTLHRLEADGLLVSAQRAVGGRVRRLYRATTAGRQALAEDRRALAALARGVLGHAPS, encoded by the coding sequence GTGCGGGAGTTCCAGCGGGGAGCGGTGCGGCTGCACATCCTGCACCATGCGGCCGAGGGGGAGATCCACGGCGCGTGGATGACCGGGGAGCCGGCCAGGCACGGGCACCACATCAGCCCCGGCACCCTGTACCCGACGCTGCACCGGCTGGAGGCGGACGGACTGCTCGTGTCCGCGCAGCGGGCGGTCGGCGGCCGGGTCAGGCGGCTGTACCGCGCGACCACGGCGGGCAGGCAGGCCCTCGCGGAGGACCGGCGGGCGCTCGCCGCGCTGGCCCGCGGGGTGCTCGGCCACGCCCCGTCGTGA
- a CDS encoding fructosamine kinase family protein, with product MTVPPASDDRGPGAVAARMTGRAVAAEHRLSGNLTEVALDGGQMVVVKHGGGPGAVEAEAAGLRWLADAGAVRVPAVFGQDADRLVIEKVPAGRPDARAAARFGRDLAALHAAGAPAFGAPPPGGPEDAWIGLAPMRNVPGEQWPHWYAEHRVLPYLRRAVDAGTIRRGEAALVETVCERLPELAGPAEPPARLHGDLWNGNVLWGADGRAWLIDPAAHGGHRESDLAMLRLFGCPYLEQVLDGYRQAAPLADGWRHRVPLHQLFPLLVHTVLFGRGYGEEALSAARAALAA from the coding sequence ATGACGGTTCCTCCGGCATCCGACGACCGGGGGCCCGGCGCCGTGGCGGCACGGATGACCGGGCGTGCGGTGGCCGCGGAACACCGGCTGTCCGGGAACCTCACCGAAGTCGCCCTCGACGGCGGGCAGATGGTGGTGGTCAAGCACGGGGGCGGACCCGGCGCCGTGGAGGCCGAGGCCGCGGGGCTGCGCTGGCTCGCGGACGCCGGTGCGGTCCGGGTGCCCGCCGTGTTCGGCCAGGACGCCGACCGGCTGGTGATCGAGAAGGTGCCTGCGGGACGGCCGGACGCCCGGGCCGCAGCGCGGTTCGGCCGCGACCTCGCCGCCCTGCACGCGGCCGGCGCACCCGCCTTCGGCGCGCCGCCGCCCGGTGGCCCCGAGGACGCCTGGATCGGGCTCGCCCCGATGCGCAACGTCCCCGGCGAACAGTGGCCGCACTGGTACGCCGAGCACCGGGTGCTGCCCTATCTGCGGCGCGCCGTGGACGCCGGCACCATCCGCCGCGGCGAGGCGGCCCTCGTGGAGACCGTCTGCGAGCGGCTGCCGGAGCTGGCCGGCCCGGCGGAGCCGCCCGCGCGGCTGCACGGCGACCTGTGGAACGGCAACGTGCTCTGGGGCGCCGACGGCCGGGCATGGCTGATCGACCCCGCGGCCCACGGCGGGCACCGCGAGAGCGATCTCGCCATGTTGCGGCTCTTCGGCTGCCCGTATCTGGAGCAGGTCCTGGACGGCTACCGCCAGGCCGCGCCGCTCGCCGACGGCTGGCGGCACCGCGTCCCGCTCCACCAGCTCTTCCCGCTCCTGGTGCACACGGTGCTGTTCGGCCGCGGCTACGGCGAGGAGGCGCTGTCGGCGGCGCGGGCGGCCCTCGCCGCCTGA
- a CDS encoding helix-turn-helix transcriptional regulator has translation MQRDQLADFLRHRREAISPAEVGIADSHRRRTTGLRREEVAMLAGMSVDYVVRLEQGRSSQPSPQLLGALGRALRLSDDERDHLFHLAGHRPPPAEGVARLARAGLIRMLDLLRDTPALVMSDLSEVLAQNRASVLLTGDHTRHSGDRRYLVYRWFTDPAVRAVHSPDEQEHHARHIVADLRAAAGRRSDDPAVAGLVDRLQAASADFRRLWAEHEVAVRRADRKTLVHPRVGRLVMDCETLVTPDQGQQMLVLTPANAEARERLQLLLVLGNEEFPTRAASTPTR, from the coding sequence ATGCAACGTGACCAGCTCGCCGACTTCCTGCGCCATCGCCGCGAGGCGATCAGCCCGGCCGAGGTCGGCATCGCCGACAGCCACCGCCGCCGCACGACAGGCCTGCGCCGGGAAGAGGTCGCCATGCTCGCCGGCATGTCGGTGGACTACGTCGTCCGCCTGGAGCAGGGCCGCAGCAGCCAGCCCTCGCCGCAGCTGCTCGGCGCGCTGGGCCGGGCGCTGCGGCTCTCCGACGACGAGCGGGACCACCTGTTCCACCTGGCCGGCCACCGGCCACCGCCCGCCGAGGGGGTGGCCCGCCTGGCCCGCGCGGGGCTGATCCGCATGCTCGACCTGCTCCGCGACACCCCGGCCCTGGTGATGTCCGACCTGAGCGAGGTCCTCGCGCAGAACCGGGCGTCGGTCCTGCTGACCGGCGATCACACCCGCCACAGCGGTGACCGGCGCTATCTCGTGTACCGCTGGTTCACCGACCCCGCGGTCCGCGCCGTGCACTCCCCCGACGAGCAGGAGCACCATGCCCGCCATATCGTGGCCGACCTGCGCGCAGCCGCCGGCCGCCGTTCCGACGATCCCGCGGTCGCCGGACTCGTCGACCGGTTGCAGGCCGCGAGCGCCGACTTCCGCAGGCTGTGGGCCGAGCACGAGGTGGCGGTGCGGCGCGCCGACCGCAAGACGCTGGTGCACCCGAGGGTGGGCCGGCTGGTGATGGACTGCGAGACCCTGGTCACTCCCGACCAGGGCCAGCAGATGCTGGTGCTGACGCCGGCGAACGCCGAGGCCCGCGAGCGGCTGCAGCTGCTGCTCGTCCTCGGCAACGAGGAATTCCCCACGAGAGCGGCGAGCACACCGACGCGGTGA
- a CDS encoding aldo/keto reductase produces MQIRTLGSTGPAVSALGLGAMGMSGAYGAADRAESLATVRAALDAGVTLIDTGDFYAMGHNEMLLAEALRGRDRDSYLLSVKFGVRRGADGAFLGQDCRPESVKNFLAYSLTRLGTDHIDVYRPARLDPAVPVEETVGAIKELVDAGYVRHIGLSEVGSATIRRAHAVHPVADLQIEYSLISRGVEADVLPTLRELGIGMTAYGVLGRGLISGHWSAGRAAGPGDGRVHSPRFSGENVGHNLALVEALRRVAGTKGCTVAQLAIAWVAARGEDIVPLVGARTRERLAEALPAMELHLTADDFAEIEKAVPLGAARGDRYPSALMSGLDVGN; encoded by the coding sequence ATGCAGATACGCACCCTCGGCAGCACCGGTCCGGCCGTGTCCGCGCTGGGCCTCGGCGCCATGGGCATGTCCGGCGCCTACGGTGCGGCCGACCGCGCGGAGAGCCTCGCCACCGTGCGGGCCGCGCTGGACGCCGGTGTCACGCTGATCGACACCGGCGACTTCTACGCCATGGGCCACAACGAGATGCTGCTCGCCGAGGCGTTGCGCGGCCGGGACCGCGACAGCTACCTGTTGAGCGTCAAGTTCGGGGTGCGGCGGGGGGCGGACGGGGCGTTTCTCGGGCAGGACTGCCGTCCCGAGTCGGTGAAGAACTTCCTCGCGTACTCGCTGACCCGGCTGGGCACCGACCACATCGACGTCTACCGCCCCGCCCGGCTGGACCCGGCGGTACCGGTCGAGGAGACGGTGGGCGCGATCAAGGAGCTGGTCGACGCCGGATACGTGCGGCACATCGGCCTGTCGGAGGTCGGCTCGGCGACGATCCGCCGGGCGCACGCCGTGCACCCCGTCGCCGATCTCCAGATCGAGTACTCGCTGATCTCCCGCGGGGTGGAGGCGGACGTCCTGCCCACGCTGCGGGAGCTCGGCATCGGCATGACCGCGTACGGCGTCCTCGGCCGCGGCCTCATCTCCGGCCACTGGTCCGCGGGCCGCGCCGCGGGCCCCGGTGACGGCCGCGTCCACAGCCCCCGGTTCTCGGGCGAGAACGTGGGACACAACCTCGCCCTCGTGGAAGCCCTGCGCCGGGTCGCCGGGACGAAGGGGTGCACCGTCGCCCAGCTGGCCATCGCCTGGGTGGCCGCCCGAGGCGAGGACATCGTGCCGCTCGTCGGCGCCCGCACCCGCGAGCGGCTGGCCGAGGCGCTGCCCGCGATGGAGCTGCACCTCACCGCGGACGACTTCGCCGAGATCGAGAAGGCGGTGCCCCTGGGCGCGGCGCGCGGCGACCGTTACCCGTCCGCGCTCATGTCCGGCCTCGACGTGGGTAACTGA
- a CDS encoding IS481 family transposase, whose protein sequence is MPHRNAPLTETGRLRLARCVVEDNWPLRRAAERFQVSPTTAQRWADRYRRLGEAGMTDRSSRPHASPRQTSTRTERRIIKVRVLRRWGPARIASLLRLAPSTVHRVLTRYGLARLTHLDRATGRVIRRYERVRPGELVHVDIKKLGNIPDGGGHKILGRQAGRKTRSGAGYSYLHTAVDDHSRLAYSEIFTDEKKETAVAFWIRAQAFFASCGITVERVLTDNGSCYKSRLWRDALAAAGITHKRTRPYRPQTNGKVERFNRTLLDEWAYARPYRSEQERRDAFPDWLHTYNHHRGHTALKGQPPASRVPNLTGQYT, encoded by the coding sequence GTGCCCCACCGTAATGCACCCCTGACCGAGACAGGACGACTGCGGCTGGCCCGCTGCGTCGTGGAAGACAACTGGCCCCTGCGCCGGGCCGCGGAACGCTTCCAGGTCTCGCCGACAACGGCACAGCGGTGGGCCGACCGCTACCGCAGGCTCGGCGAGGCGGGCATGACCGACCGCTCCAGCCGCCCGCACGCCAGCCCACGCCAGACGTCGACACGTACCGAGCGGCGGATCATCAAGGTGCGCGTACTGCGCCGCTGGGGCCCCGCACGGATCGCGAGCCTTCTGCGGCTGGCGCCCTCCACCGTGCACCGGGTACTCACCCGCTACGGCCTGGCCCGCCTCACGCATCTGGACCGGGCCACCGGCCGCGTCATACGCCGCTACGAACGCGTCAGGCCCGGCGAGCTCGTCCACGTCGACATCAAGAAGCTCGGCAATATCCCCGACGGTGGCGGCCACAAGATCCTTGGCCGCCAAGCGGGCCGCAAGACCCGCTCCGGCGCCGGCTACAGCTACCTGCACACCGCCGTCGACGACCACTCCCGCCTGGCCTACAGCGAGATTTTCACCGACGAGAAGAAAGAGACCGCCGTCGCCTTCTGGATCCGGGCGCAGGCGTTCTTCGCCTCGTGCGGGATCACCGTCGAGCGCGTGCTGACCGACAACGGCTCCTGCTACAAGTCCCGTCTGTGGCGCGATGCCCTGGCGGCGGCCGGGATCACCCACAAGCGAACCCGGCCCTACCGACCCCAGACGAACGGCAAGGTCGAACGCTTCAACCGCACCCTGCTCGATGAGTGGGCCTACGCCCGCCCTTACCGCTCAGAGCAGGAACGACGCGACGCCTTCCCTGACTGGCTGCACACCTACAATCACCACCGCGGACACACCGCGCTGAAAGGCCAACCACCCGCCAGCCGCGTCCCCAACCTCACAGGGCAATACACCTAG
- the hemC gene encoding hydroxymethylbilane synthase, whose product MAVPELVRIVSRDSPMALAQVERVRAELAAHHPGLATEVVPVKTTGDKWMGALSQVEGKGAFTKEVDAALLAGEADLAVHCVKDVPADRPLPAGTVFAAFLKRDDIRDALIHPDGLTLDQLPAGTRVGTSAVRRQAQLAALRPDLECVPMRGNVGRRLERLAAGDADALLLAACGLERLGRTELISDLLPAELMMPPVGAGILALQCREDDTDLIDAISDLNDSATYREATAERMLLHVLQGHCNSPIAGYARNEHDGNLSLRACVFSPDGKTVLPAHEWAGRLDPATLGTSVAVALLRQGARELIDSIDH is encoded by the coding sequence ATGGCGGTTCCTGAATTGGTCCGGATTGTCTCGCGTGACTCGCCGATGGCGCTGGCGCAGGTCGAACGGGTGCGCGCGGAGCTCGCCGCCCACCACCCCGGGCTGGCGACCGAAGTCGTCCCGGTCAAGACGACCGGCGACAAGTGGATGGGCGCCCTCTCCCAGGTGGAGGGCAAGGGCGCGTTCACCAAAGAGGTCGACGCCGCCCTGCTGGCCGGCGAGGCCGACCTCGCCGTGCACTGCGTCAAGGACGTCCCCGCCGACCGGCCGCTCCCCGCGGGCACCGTCTTCGCCGCCTTCCTGAAGCGCGACGACATCCGGGACGCCCTCATCCACCCGGACGGCCTCACCCTCGACCAGCTCCCGGCCGGCACCCGCGTGGGCACCTCCGCCGTGCGCCGCCAGGCTCAGCTGGCCGCCCTCCGGCCCGACCTGGAGTGCGTGCCGATGCGCGGCAACGTCGGCCGCCGCCTGGAGCGCCTCGCCGCCGGAGACGCCGACGCCCTGCTGCTGGCCGCGTGCGGCCTAGAACGCCTCGGCCGCACCGAGCTGATCAGCGACCTGCTCCCGGCCGAGCTGATGATGCCTCCGGTGGGAGCGGGCATCCTGGCCCTCCAGTGCCGCGAGGACGACACCGACCTGATCGACGCGATCAGCGATCTCAACGACTCCGCGACCTACCGCGAGGCGACGGCCGAACGCATGCTGCTGCACGTCCTCCAGGGCCACTGCAACAGCCCCATCGCCGGCTACGCGCGCAACGAGCACGACGGCAACCTCTCCCTGCGCGCCTGCGTGTTCAGCCCGGACGGCAAGACGGTCCTCCCGGCCCACGAGTGGGCGGGCCGCCTCGACCCGGCGACGCTCGGCACGTCCGTCGCCGTGGCCCTGCTGCGCCAGGGCGCCCGCGAGCTGATCGACTCCATCGACCACTGA
- a CDS encoding GTP-binding protein translates to MRAEGRMPVVLVGGLHSDARAQVVDRLLKAVPGSVALHHDLATAGAGTVRRHVRDASGVLASGDAPLVNDCACCALREDLVPELRRLASHGLARLAIIDLWDSVEPKAMAEVVAEHSGDVLALTNVITAIDPALVLPFLANGDDLADVGLAAAATDQRTVADTFARQLEYAPVLALVDGEDADDQDHALLAQLHPTARHVLASGHELARLAFTGFDVQAAAAAQHPASALLPQEADEAGVTTLVWHRSRPFHSERLHQALEDLCCAAARSRGRFWLADRPDTLLSWDSAGGALCVESTGPWLASLPDAAWEMVPPVRRAAAALDWHAEHGDRCQHLVFTSPGLDRTGVARLLDSCLLTDAEYAAGPQAWQRLPGAFDWLLDPA, encoded by the coding sequence ATGCGGGCGGAGGGCCGGATGCCGGTCGTCCTCGTGGGCGGCCTGCACTCCGATGCCCGCGCCCAGGTCGTCGACCGGCTGCTCAAGGCCGTGCCGGGCAGCGTGGCCCTCCACCACGACCTGGCCACCGCGGGCGCGGGAACCGTACGGCGACACGTCCGCGACGCTTCAGGCGTCCTCGCGTCGGGCGACGCTCCGCTGGTCAACGACTGCGCGTGCTGCGCACTGCGCGAGGACCTCGTCCCGGAGCTGCGACGCCTGGCCTCGCACGGACTGGCGCGGCTGGCGATCATCGACCTGTGGGACTCGGTCGAGCCCAAGGCCATGGCCGAAGTCGTCGCCGAGCACAGCGGGGACGTTCTGGCGCTCACCAACGTGATCACGGCGATCGACCCGGCGCTCGTCCTGCCCTTCCTCGCGAACGGCGACGACCTGGCGGACGTCGGTCTCGCCGCGGCGGCGACGGACCAGCGCACCGTCGCGGACACGTTCGCACGGCAGCTGGAGTACGCCCCCGTCCTCGCCCTCGTGGACGGTGAGGACGCGGACGATCAGGACCACGCCCTGCTGGCCCAGCTGCACCCCACGGCGCGCCACGTCCTCGCGTCCGGCCACGAGCTCGCACGGCTCGCGTTCACCGGCTTCGACGTTCAGGCCGCTGCCGCTGCGCAGCACCCCGCTTCCGCACTGCTGCCGCAGGAGGCCGACGAGGCGGGCGTCACCACCCTGGTCTGGCATCGCAGCCGGCCCTTCCACTCCGAACGGCTCCACCAGGCGCTGGAGGACCTGTGCTGCGCTGCGGCGCGCAGCAGGGGCCGCTTCTGGCTCGCCGACCGGCCGGACACGCTGCTCTCCTGGGACTCCGCCGGCGGTGCTCTCTGCGTCGAGAGCACGGGCCCCTGGCTCGCCTCGCTGCCCGACGCCGCCTGGGAGATGGTTCCCCCGGTACGGCGGGCGGCCGCCGCCCTGGACTGGCACGCGGAGCACGGAGACCGCTGCCAGCACCTCGTCTTCACGTCCCCCGGCCTCGACCGCACCGGTGTCGCACGGCTCCTGGACTCCTGCCTGCTCACCGATGCCGAGTACGCGGCCGGTCCACAGGCGTGGCAACGCCTGCCCGGGGCCTTCGACTGGCTGCTCGACCCCGCCTGA
- the rpsN gene encoding 30S ribosomal protein S14, giving the protein MARRSKIAKNERRKAVVARYAARRAELKEIIRCPSSTEAERGAAFAELRRQPRDASATRVRNRDGVDGRPRGYLGKFGLSRIRVRQQAHAGFLPGVTKSSW; this is encoded by the coding sequence ATGGCCAGGCGGAGCAAGATCGCGAAGAACGAGAGGCGCAAGGCCGTGGTCGCGCGGTACGCCGCCCGGCGCGCCGAGCTGAAGGAGATCATCCGGTGCCCCTCCTCGACCGAGGCCGAGCGCGGGGCCGCGTTCGCCGAACTCCGCCGCCAGCCGCGCGACGCCAGTGCCACCCGCGTCCGCAACCGCGACGGCGTGGACGGCCGCCCGCGCGGCTACCTGGGGAAGTTCGGGCTCTCCCGGATCAGGGTGCGGCAGCAGGCCCACGCCGGCTTCCTGCCCGGTGTCACCAAGTCATCGTGGTGA
- a CDS encoding DUF72 domain-containing protein: protein MSVHLGTSGWQYRHWRDVLYPGDVPQRLWLEEFAKGFATVELNNAFYRLPDREAFAAWRDRTPEHFTMAVKASRYLTHIRRLREPGEPVRRLMSHAEGLGDRLGPVLLQLPPTLTADAELLDTCLRCFPSGVRVAVETRHPSWDVPEVRDVLVARGAALCWADARSRPVSPLWRTADWGYLRLHEGGASPWPRYGRRALDSWAGRIAGTWPDTADVYVYFNNDPGGAAVHDAVTFARAVRALGRTVSRVPRDLPG from the coding sequence ATGAGCGTCCACCTCGGCACGTCGGGATGGCAGTACAGGCACTGGCGGGACGTCCTGTACCCGGGCGACGTCCCCCAGCGGCTGTGGCTGGAGGAGTTCGCCAAGGGGTTCGCCACGGTCGAGCTGAACAACGCCTTCTACCGCCTCCCGGACCGCGAGGCGTTCGCCGCCTGGCGGGACCGTACGCCCGAGCACTTCACGATGGCCGTCAAGGCGAGCCGCTACCTCACCCACATCAGGCGCCTGCGCGAACCCGGCGAACCGGTACGGCGGCTGATGAGCCATGCCGAGGGGCTCGGCGACCGGCTGGGCCCGGTCCTGCTCCAGCTCCCGCCCACGCTGACCGCCGACGCGGAGCTCCTGGACACCTGTCTGCGCTGCTTCCCGTCCGGCGTCCGGGTGGCGGTGGAGACCCGGCACCCCTCGTGGGACGTGCCCGAGGTGCGCGACGTGCTGGTGGCCCGCGGCGCCGCCCTGTGCTGGGCCGACGCCCGGTCCCGGCCGGTCAGCCCGCTCTGGCGGACCGCGGACTGGGGCTACCTGCGGCTGCACGAGGGCGGCGCGAGTCCCTGGCCGCGCTACGGCCGGCGCGCGCTGGACAGCTGGGCCGGGCGGATCGCCGGGACCTGGCCGGACACGGCTGACGTCTACGTGTACTTCAACAACGACCCGGGTGGCGCCGCGGTCCACGACGCCGTCACGTTCGCCCGCGCCGTCCGGGCCCTCGGCCGCACGGTCAGCCGCGTCCCCCGGGATCTGCCCGGCTGA
- the rpsR gene encoding 30S ribosomal protein S18, with amino-acid sequence MTRSKGTPKPAKRRSNPLDAAGITYVDYKDTDLLRKFISDRGKIRSRRVTHLTAQQQRQVAAAIKNAREMALLPYSGK; translated from the coding sequence ATGACCCGCAGCAAGGGCACCCCCAAGCCGGCCAAGCGCCGCTCCAACCCGCTCGATGCCGCCGGCATCACCTACGTCGACTACAAGGACACCGATCTGCTGCGGAAGTTCATCTCCGACCGCGGGAAGATCCGCAGCCGCCGCGTCACCCACCTCACCGCCCAGCAGCAGCGCCAGGTCGCCGCGGCCATCAAGAACGCCCGTGAGATGGCCCTCCTGCCCTACTCCGGCAAGTAG